In Paenibacillus algicola, a genomic segment contains:
- a CDS encoding NAD-dependent epimerase/dehydratase family protein: MKVVVTGGAGFIGSHLVNRLVMSGYEVHVLDNLASGDAGRLHNEAILHVCDVRSEYAASRLAQIKPELIFHLAAQADVQSSIANPWLDADTNISGTLRLLEAAKATGVRKIIFASTSGVYGALDQPLITEGDPVAPISFYALSKLCGERYIQLYSQTFGLDYTILRYGNVYGPGQTPKGEGGVISVFGERLAQELPLNVYGDGNQTRDFIYVQDVVGANLAAMYKGHGEILHVSTGQSTSINRLIDLLASRLARTIIPHYHPVKAGDVYHSCLSSTKALKVLDWKAQYDMEQGLAETVKAWRLSS; encoded by the coding sequence ATGAAAGTAGTAGTTACCGGAGGTGCCGGATTCATTGGCTCGCATCTCGTGAACCGTCTGGTGATGAGCGGCTATGAGGTGCATGTACTTGATAATCTGGCCAGCGGCGATGCCGGGCGTCTTCATAATGAAGCGATCCTTCATGTCTGTGATGTTCGAAGTGAGTACGCTGCCTCCCGTCTTGCACAGATTAAGCCGGAGCTTATTTTCCACCTGGCGGCCCAGGCTGATGTACAAAGCTCCATTGCCAATCCTTGGCTGGATGCAGACACGAATATTTCAGGTACCTTAAGGCTCCTGGAAGCCGCCAAAGCAACAGGTGTACGGAAAATCATATTTGCCTCCACCTCCGGCGTTTATGGCGCGCTGGATCAGCCGCTCATTACAGAGGGGGACCCTGTGGCTCCGATTTCCTTCTACGCCTTGTCCAAGCTGTGTGGTGAGAGATATATCCAGCTGTACAGTCAGACCTTTGGTCTCGACTATACCATCCTGCGCTATGGCAATGTTTACGGACCGGGACAGACACCGAAAGGAGAAGGCGGTGTTATTTCCGTGTTTGGCGAACGGCTGGCCCAAGAGCTGCCTTTGAATGTGTACGGAGATGGTAATCAGACCCGTGATTTCATTTATGTACAGGATGTTGTAGGGGCCAATCTGGCCGCGATGTACAAGGGACATGGCGAGATTTTGCATGTAAGCACAGGACAGTCTACGAGTATCAACCGCTTAATTGATCTTCTTGCCAGTCGCCTAGCCAGAACCATTATCCCACACTATCATCCTGTCAAAGCCGGTGACGTTTATCATAGCTGTCTCTCCAGCACCAAGGCGCTGAAGGTACTCGACTGGAAGGCTCAGTATGATATGGAACAAGGGCTGGCGGAGACTGTGAAGGCTTGGCGTCTCTCCTCTTGA
- the bioB gene encoding biotin synthase BioB, whose translation MAAQVLQKQDLLPQDALAILRCPDEELLSLMQAAYEVRRHYFGNRVKLNMIINAKSGLCPEDCGYCSQSIVSEAPIDKYAWLTKEKILEGAQESIRRKAGTYCIVASGRRPTDKEVRHVAEAVKEIRATTDLKICCCLGFLNEDQAGQLAEAGVHRYNHNLNTSKDHFSRITTTHQYEDRVDTVNQVKAAGISPCSGVIFGMGEREEEAVEMAFALRELGAESIPCNFLNSIEGTPLQGVKELTPVQCLKRLAMMRMVNPSAEIRIAGGREINLRSLQPLGLYAANSIFVGDYLTTDGQDQQSDWSMIEDLGFEIETCAL comes from the coding sequence ATGGCCGCTCAAGTGCTGCAGAAGCAAGACCTTCTACCCCAGGATGCCCTGGCTATTCTTCGATGTCCCGATGAGGAGCTGCTGTCCTTAATGCAGGCGGCTTATGAAGTTCGGCGTCATTATTTCGGAAACCGGGTCAAGCTGAACATGATTATTAACGCCAAATCCGGGTTATGTCCCGAGGACTGTGGATATTGCTCCCAGTCGATCGTTTCGGAAGCACCCATAGACAAATATGCCTGGCTGACCAAGGAGAAGATCCTGGAGGGTGCGCAGGAGTCGATTCGCCGTAAAGCCGGTACCTACTGCATTGTCGCTTCCGGCCGACGTCCGACGGATAAGGAGGTGCGACATGTGGCAGAGGCTGTGAAGGAAATACGAGCCACCACCGACCTGAAAATTTGCTGCTGCCTGGGCTTCCTGAATGAGGATCAGGCAGGTCAGCTGGCTGAGGCCGGAGTGCATCGCTACAACCATAACCTGAATACGTCGAAGGACCATTTCAGCCGCATTACAACGACGCATCAGTATGAGGATCGGGTGGATACCGTGAATCAAGTGAAGGCCGCCGGCATTTCACCTTGCTCCGGAGTTATTTTTGGCATGGGTGAACGTGAAGAGGAAGCGGTAGAGATGGCATTTGCACTGCGTGAGCTGGGAGCTGAATCCATTCCTTGTAATTTTCTGAACTCGATTGAGGGCACACCGCTGCAAGGCGTCAAGGAGCTCACCCCTGTTCAGTGCCTGAAACGGCTTGCAATGATGCGAATGGTGAACCCCTCCGCAGAAATCCGGATTGCCGGAGGGCGCGAGATCAACCTAAGATCACTGCAGCCGCTGGGACTTTATGCAGCTAATTCGATCTTTGTCGGTGACTATTTGACCACAGATGGACAAGATCAGCAGTCTGATTGGTCGATGATTGAGGATCTCGGGTTTGAAATTGAGACATGCGCTCTTTGA
- a CDS encoding glycosyltransferase family 4 protein, translating to MKVLFVYYTPSGGVETLNRQRCRALRLAGIEAHCLYYTWGSGMQNPVDFPIYVTRNDIEIKHYLDLHQYAAIIVTTDHLSFPRLRMLGYTGKLILEIQGYGPKDYARTQLISAAPYVNAHASALLNPCTPHISSLFNELYPYIPQYNFNNCFDTTSFTYYAAPAPQSPVIAWLGRIEDNKNWREFLWIGYHLSQYVPELNMWMFEDPQLSIPSEREQFLQLIAELSLEKRLTLFSNVPNADMPYYYSVIGDSGGFLCSTSKVEGAPYGILEAMSCRCPVLTTDSDGVSTSVYHNFTGKFYTLGNIENAVHEGLGLMQDSVLREQIRTQAQGHVQQAFNPHIYAANFAQMLHSV from the coding sequence ATGAAGGTATTATTTGTTTATTATACTCCGAGCGGCGGGGTTGAGACCTTGAATCGGCAACGCTGCCGTGCGCTTCGATTAGCGGGCATTGAAGCGCACTGCTTGTATTATACTTGGGGGTCCGGCATGCAGAATCCCGTGGATTTCCCGATCTATGTGACCAGAAATGACATTGAAATCAAGCATTACCTGGATTTGCACCAGTATGCTGCCATCATCGTCACGACAGACCATCTCAGCTTTCCCCGGCTGCGAATGCTGGGCTACACTGGCAAGCTGATCTTGGAAATTCAAGGGTATGGACCTAAGGATTATGCGCGTACCCAATTAATATCGGCAGCACCTTATGTAAACGCACACGCATCAGCGCTTCTAAATCCATGCACGCCTCATATTTCCTCGTTGTTTAACGAGCTGTACCCATATATTCCGCAGTATAATTTCAATAATTGCTTTGATACTACAAGCTTTACCTACTATGCTGCTCCTGCACCGCAATCACCAGTCATTGCCTGGCTCGGCCGAATTGAGGATAATAAAAACTGGCGTGAGTTTTTGTGGATTGGATATCACTTGAGTCAATACGTCCCGGAACTGAACATGTGGATGTTCGAGGATCCTCAGCTAAGCATCCCTTCAGAACGAGAGCAGTTTTTGCAGCTCATTGCTGAGCTGAGTCTCGAAAAACGTCTGACCCTGTTCTCGAATGTCCCCAATGCCGATATGCCATATTACTATTCAGTGATCGGAGATTCGGGAGGGTTTCTGTGCTCCACCTCCAAGGTGGAAGGAGCCCCGTATGGGATCCTGGAGGCGATGAGCTGTCGCTGTCCGGTCTTAACGACAGATTCAGACGGCGTCTCCACTTCGGTATATCATAATTTTACCGGGAAATTTTACACGCTCGGGAATATAGAGAATGCCGTCCATGAAGGGTTAGGGCTGATGCAGGATTCAGTTTTACGGGAGCAGATCCGGACCCAGGCGCAGGGCCATGTCCAACAAGCGTTTAACCCCCACATCTATGCCGCGAATTTCGCGCAAATGCTGCACTCCGTATAA
- a CDS encoding glycosyltransferase family 4 protein, with the protein MRILLATMWLVPHVGGVWNFMQQLHDRLVMMGHQVDLLGNSPDYSSYYLVNQGRELPKELLLPMLRTKLNLVTAPIVNSESYLKYYEFERYSLELAAAFFGLDHYDIIHTQDIFAARALYRVKPKHIPLISQVHGSVAREMHEHFRKRPELQVANGSPTWNYYPEMEFQSAMSSDLTVTANQWSKNILVKEYGVASERIQVLPYGIETEAFYDKMARGTLIQRPPGKKVFIFPARLVPVKGIDVLLAALAIVARRRSDWVCWIVGDGELMASLQALTQQLGLQEYVIFHGARNDIPALLGQSDIFVHTCVQDNQPYSVMEAQLAGLPCVVSNAGGLPEMVQEGVTGLISQVGDAGAIAEQLILLLANDEYRQALGRNGQAYANEVWSMDRMMEQMIMTYHEVLARKI; encoded by the coding sequence ATGAGAATACTGCTGGCTACGATGTGGCTTGTGCCTCATGTTGGAGGGGTCTGGAACTTTATGCAGCAGCTGCATGACCGGCTCGTGATGATGGGGCATCAGGTAGACCTATTGGGCAATAGCCCGGACTACTCATCCTATTATCTTGTCAACCAAGGGCGGGAGCTGCCCAAGGAGCTCCTGCTGCCGATGCTGCGAACGAAACTGAATCTGGTGACAGCACCGATTGTGAACAGCGAAAGCTATCTAAAATACTACGAATTTGAACGTTATAGTCTGGAGCTGGCAGCAGCTTTTTTTGGACTGGATCACTACGACATCATCCACACACAGGATATCTTCGCAGCCCGCGCACTGTATCGGGTGAAGCCCAAGCACATCCCGCTCATCTCACAGGTGCACGGGTCGGTTGCCCGGGAGATGCATGAGCATTTTCGCAAGCGTCCTGAGCTGCAGGTAGCCAACGGCTCTCCAACCTGGAACTACTACCCGGAGATGGAATTTCAATCCGCGATGTCCTCCGATCTGACAGTAACGGCGAATCAATGGAGCAAGAACATCCTCGTGAAAGAATACGGTGTAGCGTCAGAGCGGATTCAGGTATTGCCTTATGGCATTGAAACTGAGGCGTTCTATGACAAAATGGCGCGAGGTACTCTGATCCAGCGGCCCCCTGGCAAAAAAGTGTTCATTTTTCCGGCCAGACTCGTTCCTGTCAAAGGGATTGATGTGCTGCTTGCCGCGCTCGCCATCGTGGCTCGCCGAAGATCCGATTGGGTATGCTGGATCGTTGGTGACGGAGAGCTTATGGCGTCGCTTCAGGCGTTGACGCAGCAGCTGGGCCTGCAGGAGTACGTTATATTTCACGGGGCACGAAATGACATCCCGGCTCTGCTGGGGCAATCGGATATTTTCGTTCATACCTGTGTGCAGGACAACCAGCCGTATTCCGTGATGGAGGCACAGCTGGCGGGCTTGCCATGCGTAGTGTCCAACGCGGGAGGGCTGCCGGAAATGGTGCAGGAGGGAGTCACCGGACTGATCAGTCAGGTGGGAGATGCCGGAGCCATTGCAGAGCAGCTGATACTGCTCTTGGCCAACGATGAGTATCGTCAAGCCCTGGGCAGAAATGGCCAGGCATATGCGAATGAGGTCTGGTCCATGGATCGAATGATGGAGCAGATGATTATGACCTATCATGAAGTTCTGGCACGAAAAATATAA
- a CDS encoding antibiotic biosynthesis monooxygenase has translation MFVEVKTIVVTAGHSHHVVDNFTGPGEIEKIEGFIDLSVMVKEKRRQDETEEIMVVIRWESKEAWKRWETSEAHIQGHKAKIGKPKPDYHVSSTHGVYTVESSKGPRAD, from the coding sequence ATGTTCGTAGAGGTCAAGACGATCGTAGTTACTGCTGGTCATTCACATCATGTGGTGGACAACTTCACCGGTCCCGGTGAGATTGAGAAGATTGAGGGCTTTATCGATCTCAGCGTTATGGTGAAGGAGAAGCGGCGCCAGGATGAAACGGAAGAAATTATGGTGGTCATCCGGTGGGAATCCAAAGAAGCATGGAAGCGCTGGGAAACAAGTGAAGCGCATATTCAAGGCCATAAGGCGAAGATTGGCAAGCCCAAGCCTGACTATCATGTCAGCAGCACCCACGGGGTGTATACTGTAGAGTCGTCCAAGGGACCCCGAGCCGATTGA
- a CDS encoding DHH family phosphoesterase, with the protein MFHLYSHNDLDGVSCGILARLAFGSKVEVRYHAVHSLNAQVERYLLQQAEQNQPENMLLITDLAVSPEIEARINRFVTSGGKVMLLDHHKTSLHLNAHEWGSVHIHHEDGRTASATSLLYEYMQSREWLQPSPSLDQFVEWVRLYDTWEWEKAGEIEAKRLNDLFYLLSPEEFETRMLSRLQGSSHFAFDEFEEKLLTLEEDKIERYIRRKRREMTQTFIGEECVGIVYAESYHSELASELGKGNPHLDYIAILNLGGRRMSLRTIHDHMDVADIAKRYGGGGHAKAAGCTMNEEVFRLYAAEPFELDPLPLDAPRNAYNVKASEHGVLYDTPGKSNILLYQSGSGNWTAEWDKEALPFDFPSFEDAERHIKRHYGAWLCRDDRYVQFLSEHWLRSRRRGLKPDLDEEKIIDDL; encoded by the coding sequence TTGTTTCACTTATATAGCCACAATGATCTGGACGGGGTGAGCTGTGGAATTCTTGCCAGGCTGGCGTTCGGATCCAAGGTTGAGGTGCGGTATCATGCAGTTCATAGCTTAAATGCGCAGGTAGAACGGTATTTGCTTCAGCAGGCGGAGCAGAACCAGCCGGAGAATATGCTTCTGATTACGGATCTTGCTGTGAGTCCGGAGATTGAAGCGCGCATAAATAGGTTTGTCACGTCAGGCGGGAAGGTGATGCTGCTGGATCACCATAAGACCTCACTGCATCTGAACGCACACGAATGGGGGAGCGTGCACATTCATCATGAGGATGGACGTACTGCATCTGCCACCTCCTTGCTTTATGAATATATGCAGTCCCGGGAGTGGCTGCAGCCTTCACCCTCACTAGATCAATTTGTAGAATGGGTTCGCTTATATGATACATGGGAGTGGGAGAAAGCAGGTGAAATTGAGGCAAAGCGGCTGAATGATCTATTTTATCTGCTGTCTCCCGAGGAGTTTGAGACCCGCATGTTAAGCCGCCTTCAGGGCAGCAGTCACTTTGCCTTTGATGAGTTTGAGGAGAAGCTGCTGACGCTGGAAGAGGACAAGATTGAACGCTATATCCGCCGCAAGCGCCGGGAGATGACTCAGACCTTTATTGGTGAGGAGTGCGTGGGAATTGTGTACGCAGAGAGCTATCATTCCGAGCTGGCGAGTGAGCTGGGCAAGGGCAACCCTCATCTTGATTATATTGCCATTCTGAACCTGGGTGGACGGCGCATGAGTCTGAGAACGATCCACGATCATATGGATGTAGCGGACATTGCCAAGCGCTATGGCGGAGGCGGGCATGCCAAGGCAGCGGGCTGTACGATGAACGAAGAGGTGTTCCGCTTATATGCGGCAGAGCCGTTTGAGCTGGACCCACTGCCGCTGGATGCACCCCGAAACGCCTATAACGTAAAAGCTTCCGAGCACGGCGTGCTCTACGACACACCGGGGAAGAGCAACATCCTATTGTATCAATCCGGCTCCGGCAACTGGACGGCGGAATGGGACAAGGAGGCGCTGCCGTTTGACTTCCCTTCCTTTGAAGACGCCGAGCGTCATATCAAACGACACTATGGGGCCTGGCTCTGCCGCGATGACCGATATGTTCAATTTCTGTCGGAGCACTGGCTTCGCAGCCGCCGCAGAGGGCTTAAGCCCGATTTGGATGAAGAAAAGATTATTGATGATCTGTAA
- a CDS encoding LTA synthase family protein yields MNTSPRTGLLWYSGMLVLLLLKLLLFRWFVFKDIEWGRIIWDVISVAGLLALLELSISAKVRPLVYWMFNGIISILLFASVVYVAYFGSVPTYTALSGLGQVNQVKGSVHTLLRPEQFLFFIDLAALLVARAARAVAVRRRHRSALSFGTREAGKRPSKLWKLSMALILISSLGLSAVAMTRSWTIENEKVRAEQLGFVSYQVAEALRDARDTKALADTSLEETAQKVQELKASYTYQDKTESRAEPDYFGSGEGMNLLIVQLESLQRFPLHAFLDGQEITPVMNTLADEGLYFPNVFQQIGQGNTSDAEFLTNTSIYPAGSIAMSKGFGHKQLPSLPKLLAERNYISSTFHVNDAAFWNRAQLYPALGFDQYYDKPSFNNDQFNDFGASDEEMYRTGLQKLIEVQETGKSFYGHFIAVSSHSPFIVPEDRSKIDIPAELQGTQLGHYLDAVNYSDYALGLLVDALKQKGLWENTVLVVYGDHFGINPAETPASLISSTLNIPYEDDVSRLNVPLVIRIPGQQGGKTIERTGGQIDILPTVANIMGISLEKEGFTAFGQDLLNIDHNVTGMRYYLPTGSFLNDEILFIPGNGFEDGRAVSLDTLEPVEDFSAYRNDYDFILQIMKLSDEYVNLLPSRAP; encoded by the coding sequence ATGAATACATCACCAAGAACCGGATTGCTCTGGTATAGCGGCATGCTTGTCTTGCTGCTGCTCAAGCTGCTATTGTTCAGATGGTTTGTTTTTAAGGATATTGAATGGGGCAGGATCATCTGGGATGTGATCTCGGTTGCAGGCTTACTCGCATTGCTGGAGCTGTCGATCAGTGCTAAAGTCAGGCCGCTGGTCTACTGGATGTTTAATGGAATCATTTCAATCCTGTTGTTTGCTTCCGTCGTGTACGTCGCATATTTCGGCTCCGTCCCGACCTACACAGCGCTTTCCGGACTGGGTCAGGTCAATCAGGTAAAGGGCAGTGTCCATACGCTGCTGCGTCCGGAGCAGTTTCTATTCTTTATCGATCTGGCGGCGCTGCTGGTAGCTCGCGCAGCTCGAGCCGTGGCGGTTCGCAGAAGACATCGAAGTGCGCTTTCCTTTGGCACTCGTGAAGCAGGAAAGAGACCGTCAAAGCTCTGGAAGCTCTCGATGGCACTCATATTGATCTCATCCCTCGGATTGTCGGCAGTGGCGATGACCAGAAGCTGGACCATTGAGAACGAGAAGGTGCGCGCAGAACAGCTGGGGTTTGTGAGTTATCAGGTGGCCGAAGCTCTCCGGGATGCGCGGGACACCAAAGCGCTGGCAGATACCAGCTTGGAGGAGACGGCACAGAAGGTGCAGGAGCTCAAAGCATCCTATACGTATCAGGATAAGACCGAAAGCAGAGCAGAGCCTGACTATTTCGGCAGCGGAGAGGGAATGAATCTGCTGATCGTACAGCTGGAGTCACTGCAGCGCTTTCCGCTGCATGCTTTTCTGGACGGACAGGAAATTACTCCGGTGATGAACACACTCGCTGATGAGGGACTGTACTTTCCGAATGTTTTTCAGCAGATTGGCCAAGGGAATACGTCGGATGCGGAATTTCTAACCAATACGTCCATCTATCCCGCAGGGTCGATTGCGATGTCCAAGGGGTTCGGCCATAAACAGCTGCCGAGTCTGCCCAAGCTCTTGGCGGAGCGGAATTATATCTCCAGTACCTTTCACGTTAATGATGCCGCCTTCTGGAATCGTGCACAGCTGTACCCGGCTCTAGGCTTTGATCAATATTACGATAAGCCGAGCTTCAACAATGACCAGTTTAACGACTTTGGTGCTTCGGATGAGGAGATGTACAGAACCGGACTGCAAAAGCTGATCGAAGTGCAAGAAACCGGCAAGTCCTTCTATGGCCATTTTATTGCGGTATCCAGCCATTCTCCCTTTATCGTACCGGAGGACCGATCCAAGATTGACATCCCTGCTGAACTGCAAGGGACCCAGCTTGGACATTATCTGGATGCTGTGAACTACTCGGACTATGCGCTTGGCCTATTGGTTGACGCTTTGAAGCAGAAAGGGCTATGGGAAAATACGGTGCTTGTTGTGTATGGAGATCATTTTGGCATCAACCCCGCCGAAACCCCGGCGAGCCTCATTTCATCCACGCTAAATATTCCTTACGAGGATGATGTCAGTCGGCTGAACGTGCCGCTTGTGATACGTATTCCGGGGCAGCAGGGCGGCAAGACCATCGAGCGCACCGGAGGGCAGATTGATATTCTCCCGACGGTGGCAAACATTATGGGGATTTCTTTGGAAAAAGAAGGCTTCACAGCCTTTGGTCAAGACCTGCTGAACATTGATCATAATGTGACGGGGATGCGATACTACTTGCCAACGGGCTCTTTTCTGAACGATGAAATTCTGTTCATTCCCGGTAATGGATTTGAAGACGGCAGAGCAGTATCGCTGGATACCCTGGAGCCTGTAGAGGATTTCTCGGCTTACCGAAATGATTATGATTTTATATTGCAAATCATGAAGCTGTCTGATGAGTATGTCAATCTGCTTCCATCCCGTGCACCATGA
- the qoxD gene encoding cytochrome aa3 quinol oxidase subunit IV, with the protein MLKQLFPIKHVVGYVASLGLTALALVALMDLPEAVKMAILVVTAILQATLQLVLFMHIGESDDKRSLYINIFFAVFVALVTIFGSLFIFVWGWYA; encoded by the coding sequence ATGTTGAAGCAGCTGTTTCCCATCAAGCACGTCGTTGGCTATGTGGCCTCCCTCGGCCTGACTGCTTTGGCACTGGTCGCATTGATGGACCTGCCCGAAGCTGTCAAAATGGCCATCCTGGTGGTCACTGCCATTCTACAGGCTACGCTCCAGCTGGTCCTGTTCATGCACATCGGTGAATCGGACGACAAGAGATCGCTGTATATCAATATATTCTTTGCCGTCTTCGTAGCCCTCGTCACCATCTTCGGCTCCCTCTTTATCTTCGTGTGGGGATGGTACGCTTAA
- a CDS encoding glycosyltransferase family 2 protein, with protein sequence MTPKVTIVIPFYNCPYIEHALSSACGQTYPNVEVVVVDDGSSQHSHRITPFRDSIHYLGKKNGGTASALNHGILHASGEYIAWLSSDDLFHYSKLEQQMAFMQEYGLQVSYTDFSTIDSKHAITRPTCGIPMSGTADLARQLTYSNPVNGCTVVASKDLFMSLGLFNERLRYTHDYDMWVRMILHGARFGYLHEPLTLYRVHSGMGTVRHKKTILREYGKLKKMYRASLNQRWALGG encoded by the coding sequence ATGACACCGAAGGTGACAATCGTCATTCCATTTTATAACTGCCCATATATTGAGCATGCCTTGTCCAGTGCCTGCGGACAGACCTACCCTAATGTCGAGGTGGTTGTTGTGGATGACGGTTCTTCCCAGCATAGCCATCGGATTACACCCTTTCGGGACTCCATTCACTATCTGGGCAAAAAAAACGGAGGCACCGCCAGTGCGCTGAATCACGGCATTCTGCATGCCTCCGGAGAATATATCGCATGGCTCAGCTCGGATGATCTGTTTCATTACAGCAAGCTGGAGCAGCAAATGGCCTTCATGCAGGAATACGGACTTCAAGTGAGCTACACCGATTTCTCTACCATTGACAGCAAGCATGCCATTACGCGTCCTACCTGCGGGATACCCATGAGCGGAACCGCTGATCTTGCGCGCCAGCTTACGTATAGCAATCCGGTGAACGGCTGCACCGTCGTCGCAAGCAAGGATTTGTTCATGAGCCTTGGCCTGTTCAATGAACGGCTGCGTTACACTCATGATTACGACATGTGGGTACGGATGATTCTGCACGGCGCACGGTTTGGTTATTTGCATGAGCCACTTACCCTGTACCGGGTTCATTCCGGGATGGGAACGGTCCGGCATAAGAAAACGATTTTGCGAGAATACGGAAAGCTTAAGAAAATGTACAGAGCCAGCCTGAATCAAAGGTGGGCACTGGGCGGGTGA
- a CDS encoding DMT family transporter, giving the protein MIKSGKAPIPVLILLLIGITAISFSSIFVKWSEAPVSVQAMYRLFMTAFMMLPFVWRKAPEINQITPKQLGLLFLSGFMLALHFLLWMGSLRYTSVASSTLILALEPVFVMLGAYIWFKERTSLSALVGVAIAFMGIFLLMGASRVSGSDASFTGDMMSLLGTAAVAVHMLLGQSLMSRMSSLVYSWMVFLSAAMCLGVYNMALGIPVTGYPAKEWGIFLLLAIVPTVFGHLLFNWMMRFSSASVVSMSVLGEPVGASLLAFILLHETMNAWQFAGGFFVMCGLIWFLRYKQPHSEPAPPIRESVPQL; this is encoded by the coding sequence ATGATAAAATCGGGCAAAGCGCCGATTCCTGTACTCATCCTGCTGCTGATCGGCATCACTGCCATCTCGTTCTCATCCATATTCGTAAAATGGTCGGAGGCGCCGGTGTCGGTGCAGGCGATGTACCGTCTCTTTATGACAGCCTTCATGATGCTGCCCTTTGTTTGGCGCAAGGCACCTGAAATCAATCAAATTACGCCTAAACAGCTAGGCCTGTTGTTTCTCTCGGGCTTCATGCTGGCGCTGCATTTTCTGCTCTGGATGGGGTCCTTACGCTATACCAGCGTTGCCAGCTCGACCCTGATTCTTGCGCTGGAGCCAGTGTTTGTCATGCTGGGGGCTTATATCTGGTTCAAGGAGCGGACGAGTTTATCTGCGCTTGTCGGCGTGGCTATAGCGTTTATGGGCATTTTTCTGCTGATGGGCGCAAGTCGTGTCTCGGGCTCTGACGCCAGCTTTACCGGCGATATGATGTCACTGCTAGGTACAGCCGCGGTTGCCGTTCATATGCTGCTGGGACAATCGCTTATGAGCAGGATGAGCTCACTCGTGTACAGCTGGATGGTGTTTCTGTCCGCAGCGATGTGCTTGGGGGTATACAATATGGCTCTCGGCATTCCCGTCACAGGCTATCCCGCAAAGGAGTGGGGAATCTTCCTGCTGCTGGCAATCGTTCCGACCGTGTTCGGCCATCTGCTGTTTAACTGGATGATGCGCTTCTCCAGCGCGTCCGTTGTCTCGATGAGTGTGCTAGGGGAACCGGTCGGGGCAAGCCTGCTGGCCTTTATCCTCCTGCACGAAACCATGAATGCCTGGCAGTTTGCCGGGGGCTTCTTCGTGATGTGCGGCTTAATCTGGTTCCTGAGGTATAAGCAGCCTCACAGCGAACCGGCTCCTCCCATAAGGGAAAGTGTGCCGCAGCTATAG